CGGTCAGTTCGGTTCGAAAACAGGGGCAACGCCCTCGTTCTCGATCGTACCTGCCAGTTCGACCGTCTGGCCGATCTCGACGGGCTCCGGAACGTGGGCCATCACTCGAGCGTCGTCGAGGTCGACGAGCACGATGTGATACGGACCGTCGAACCCTTCGGGAACGACTTCAAGTCGCGTCTCGGTGTACACCGTACCGGTTGTCGGCAGTTCGACCGTCTCGATGTCTCGGTTGCCACACCGAGCGCACGCCGCCTTCGGTGCGGCAGTCGCGTGACCACAGTCA
This is a stretch of genomic DNA from Natronorubrum sediminis. It encodes these proteins:
- a CDS encoding Zn-ribbon domain-containing OB-fold protein, with amino-acid sequence MSEDDLETVPDELTYSDWVTAIRDGTVLGQHCGDCGHATAAPKAACARCGNRDIETVELPTTGTVYTETRLEVVPEGFDGPYHIVLVDLDDARVMAHVPEPVEIGQTVELAGTIENEGVAPVFEPN